From one Comamonas piscis genomic stretch:
- a CDS encoding tripartite tricarboxylate transporter substrate binding protein, producing the protein MIHSPSTRRRQLAGLLAGLAVAGSSLLAGMAHAATWPSKPIQLVIPYPPGGSADLLGRPLAMQLQQQLGQPVVLEYKPGAGGTLASQYVARAKPDGYTVLMVLAAHAINDSLYPKLPYDTRKDFAPVSLVANLPMIVVGSSKLQAKNIGELVKAAQAAPERLTYGSAGNGNTGHLAGALFASTAGVKMTHVPYKGSAGVVNAMLASDIDLTFDSISTSIPHVRSGKLHALAVTSAKRSALAPEIPTVQEQGIKDFDINGWYAVIAPAGTPADVTNKLSREIATALQNPALQSQLAASGYEPVGSTPEALGAHIDREMERWAAVVKATGARIE; encoded by the coding sequence ATGATCCATTCCCCATCCACCCGGCGCAGGCAGCTGGCCGGCCTGCTTGCGGGCCTGGCGGTTGCCGGCAGCAGCTTGCTGGCCGGCATGGCCCATGCGGCCACCTGGCCCAGCAAACCGATCCAGCTGGTCATCCCCTACCCGCCGGGCGGCAGTGCCGATCTGCTGGGCCGGCCGCTGGCCATGCAACTGCAGCAGCAGTTAGGCCAGCCGGTGGTGCTGGAGTACAAGCCCGGCGCGGGTGGCACCCTGGCCTCGCAGTATGTGGCGCGGGCCAAGCCCGATGGCTACACGGTGCTGATGGTGCTGGCCGCGCATGCGATCAACGACAGCCTCTACCCCAAGCTGCCCTACGACACCCGCAAGGACTTTGCGCCGGTCTCGCTGGTGGCCAACCTGCCAATGATTGTGGTGGGCAGCAGCAAGCTGCAGGCCAAGAATATTGGCGAGCTGGTCAAGGCCGCGCAGGCGGCCCCCGAGCGGCTCACCTATGGCTCCGCCGGCAATGGCAATACCGGCCACCTGGCCGGCGCTCTGTTTGCCAGCACCGCTGGCGTCAAGATGACCCATGTGCCCTACAAGGGCAGTGCCGGCGTCGTCAATGCCATGCTGGCCAGCGATATCGACCTGACCTTTGACAGCATCTCCACCTCGATCCCGCATGTGCGCAGCGGCAAGCTGCATGCACTGGCTGTTACCAGCGCCAAGCGCTCGGCCCTGGCGCCGGAGATCCCCACGGTGCAGGAGCAGGGCATCAAGGACTTTGACATCAATGGCTGGTATGCCGTGATTGCACCAGCCGGCACCCCTGCCGATGTCACCAACAAACTCAGCCGCGAGATTGCGACCGCGCTGCAAAACCCCGCGCTGCAATCGCAGCTCGCCGCCAGCGGCTATGAGCCGGTAGGCTCCACGCCCGAGGCACTGGGCGCGCATATTGACCGCGAGATGGAGCGCTGGGCTGCTGTGGTCAAAGCCACTGGCGCCCGCATCGAATAA